A region of Fibrobacter succinogenes subsp. succinogenes S85 DNA encodes the following proteins:
- the cas1 gene encoding CRISPR-associated endonuclease Cas1: protein MHLYVTEQGTRLGKNGGHLVVQRDGCTIDDILLSEVDSLSLFGAVHPTTDAMLALLDKGADIAFLSSGGRYRGRLVSAVGKNVPLRLCQYDVFRDDDRAFALAKSCVVRKLENGLRVLEAYSKNPHNSFRFENRDEYLRNLNAVRRLQGFDRDELRGFEGNGARIYFENFGRCLACGLDFPGRKYHPSTDPVNALLSFGYTLTARSLESLLESYGMDPMLGYLHEPSYGRNSLAQDMLEEFRHPLVDRLVLFLFNRRVLVADDFEQRNDENSSGQLFLKPEKMRVFLHHYEDFVARPNGIYQGLANLPWRSVMRLRVEAFRRLLLEGVEMADLQWNPEYSESA from the coding sequence ATGCATTTATACGTGACCGAACAGGGGACCCGCCTGGGGAAAAATGGCGGGCATTTGGTGGTCCAGCGCGACGGCTGTACCATAGACGATATTCTTTTGTCCGAGGTCGATTCGCTTTCGCTCTTTGGGGCGGTCCACCCGACGACAGACGCGATGCTTGCCTTGCTAGATAAGGGGGCGGACATTGCGTTCCTGAGCAGTGGCGGGCGGTATCGCGGGCGGCTTGTCTCGGCGGTGGGCAAGAATGTGCCTCTGCGGCTTTGCCAGTACGATGTCTTCCGCGACGATGATCGGGCTTTCGCGCTTGCAAAATCCTGTGTTGTCCGCAAGCTGGAAAACGGTTTGCGCGTCCTGGAGGCGTATTCCAAGAACCCGCACAATTCCTTCCGTTTTGAAAACCGCGACGAATACTTGCGGAACCTGAACGCTGTCCGGAGATTGCAAGGCTTTGATCGGGATGAACTACGGGGTTTTGAGGGCAATGGCGCGAGAATATATTTTGAAAACTTTGGTCGATGCCTGGCTTGCGGGCTGGATTTTCCCGGACGGAAATATCACCCGAGTACGGATCCCGTAAACGCGCTGCTTTCTTTTGGCTACACCCTTACGGCCCGTTCCCTGGAATCGCTGCTGGAGTCTTATGGAATGGACCCGATGTTAGGTTATCTGCACGAACCCTCCTATGGCAGGAATTCGCTGGCGCAGGATATGCTTGAGGAGTTCCGGCATCCGCTTGTTGATAGGCTTGTGCTGTTCCTCTTCAATAGACGCGTTCTGGTGGCGGATGATTTTGAACAAAGAAATGATGAAAACTCGTCGGGACAGCTATTTCTGAAACCTGAAAAAATGCGTGTATTCTTGCACCATTACGAAGATTTTGTGGCAAGGCCGAACGGCATCTATCAGGGGTTGGCGAATTTGCCTTGGCGCAGCGTGATGCGGCTCCGGGTCGAAGCGTTCCGTCGGTTGCTCTTGGAAGGAGTCGAGATGGCGGACTTGCAATGGAATCCCGAATACAGCGAGTCGGCATGA
- the cas2 gene encoding CRISPR-associated endonuclease Cas2: MVKLCLATGFRVQKSVFESFLDSVQVASFENEAEKIIDPDTDSVRLYPIDARADEGVRIVGCGKRIENPAFKVL, from the coding sequence ATGGTTAAGCTGTGCCTTGCGACTGGGTTTCGTGTGCAGAAGTCGGTATTCGAGTCGTTCTTGGACTCGGTGCAGGTGGCGAGTTTTGAAAACGAGGCCGAAAAGATTATTGATCCTGATACGGATTCGGTGAGGCTGTACCCGATTGACGCGCGGGCTGACGAAGGCGTGCGTATAGTCGGTTGCGGAAAGCGTATTGAAAATCCCGCCTTCAAGGTGCTGTAG
- the csx2 gene encoding TIGR02221 family CRISPR-associated protein — protein sequence MSRKIFVSFLGLTDYKLAVYKSWRGEGCASETRFVQKAIVELYPKTDLDKIVIFVTKESREKNEQALLEDLKELGVEPEKIETELISVDVSDLSLTWNWFESLQSKFEKGDTLVLDVTHGFRMVPVVFSAAVAYLKRVKNVHLESVLYGAFEMKVDAKPIVNLKDFYTISDWTEGVGRLVDTADASFLRKTAESESNGSFAGLNNQDLLNSIDDLTKAFRNVELQNIESKARKSLDLICKFQKQSSGKLEGQVLQMIIDQFQPLVSEPPLDGSYSLDYLKLQLRLIKMFAEYNLYMQAFTAMNEWLGSLGVFLMKRGSEFRFTSREKDSSARSHAAVFLNMLQHPADFEAENETIAMLKASLDEAYNTLFEKYTTQDEISDLLKQSKKIRNGFNHGWTGVHRKGAPKDLNEKFDRAMATLNRIVEKIGDDNG from the coding sequence ATGAGTCGAAAAATATTTGTGAGCTTTTTGGGATTGACTGATTATAAATTAGCCGTCTATAAATCTTGGCGTGGTGAAGGCTGTGCTTCCGAAACGCGTTTTGTGCAAAAGGCGATTGTCGAATTGTATCCCAAGACTGATCTTGACAAAATAGTCATTTTTGTAACCAAAGAATCGCGGGAAAAAAACGAGCAAGCTCTTTTGGAAGATCTGAAAGAATTGGGCGTAGAACCTGAAAAAATTGAGACGGAATTGATCTCTGTGGATGTTTCTGATTTGTCCTTGACTTGGAATTGGTTTGAATCGCTTCAAAGCAAATTTGAGAAAGGGGACACACTTGTTTTGGATGTTACTCACGGCTTCAGGATGGTGCCTGTCGTATTCTCGGCTGCAGTTGCATATCTGAAAAGGGTGAAAAATGTTCACCTTGAGTCGGTTCTGTATGGCGCGTTTGAAATGAAAGTGGATGCTAAACCTATCGTTAATTTGAAGGATTTTTACACCATAAGCGACTGGACCGAAGGTGTGGGACGTTTGGTTGATACGGCGGATGCCTCTTTCTTGAGAAAAACGGCAGAGAGCGAGTCTAATGGTAGCTTTGCTGGGCTTAATAATCAGGATCTGTTGAATAGTATTGATGATTTGACTAAAGCATTTCGTAATGTTGAATTGCAGAATATTGAAAGTAAGGCGCGAAAGTCTCTGGATCTGATTTGCAAGTTCCAAAAGCAATCAAGCGGAAAACTTGAGGGACAAGTCCTTCAAATGATTATAGATCAGTTCCAACCGTTAGTAAGTGAACCGCCTCTTGATGGCTCCTATTCGTTGGATTATCTGAAGCTTCAGCTTCGCCTCATTAAGATGTTTGCAGAATACAATTTGTACATGCAGGCTTTTACCGCAATGAATGAGTGGCTGGGCTCATTGGGAGTATTTTTAATGAAGCGCGGGAGCGAGTTTAGGTTTACTTCGCGGGAAAAAGATAGCTCGGCTCGATCTCATGCTGCGGTTTTTTTGAATATGTTGCAGCACCCTGCTGATTTTGAGGCTGAAAACGAAACAATCGCAATGCTTAAAGCCTCGTTGGATGAGGCTTACAATACCCTCTTTGAAAAATATACGACTCAAGATGAAATTTCGGATTTGCTGAAACAGTCAAAAAAAATTCGCAACGGGTTTAATCATGGCTGGACTGGGGTTCACCGCAAGGGGGCTCCAAAAGATTTAAATGAGAAGTTTGATAGAGCGATGGCAACATTGAATAGAATTGTAGAAAAGATAGGAGACGACAATGGCTAA
- a CDS encoding Cas10/Cmr2 second palm domain-containing protein, translating to MAKFLYGAAVQGIQGFIFQTNKLRDIVGASELVERICTTDFDEFAESNGGANDPKSILRAAGNIKYLFESEDACKKAVLKFPKKVVENAPGITISQAVVPVEDDADIAAAIDKLEASLRVQRNRQMRPINLGFTGVLRSRSTGFPAVEVRKDKNGQDEFLDKATQKKRDASETQALSKKAFGFDVLTKQVAFEIDQITGKNDWIAVIHADGNGLGQVVQKVGKKTDEFKAFSKALDEATVGAAVDAFNALVERKYFDVKDESKLIPIRPVVLGGDDFTVICRADFAVEYVQKFLESFEKRTGEGVIAELLKKNAVFENGNKLTACAGIAFVKSSYPFYYAYDLAESLCSMAKKDAKKPENPRYLAPSCLMFHKVQSSFVESFDKIVDKELTASGCLYVFGPYYLAETPYRWTVDKLMEVCDLLDGEDGNALKSNVRQWLTLQSQDAGMAKQKAERIVSILEKSDLRSIAEELVQNEVLRNGKKYSPAYDVLSLHSVRFQETRSAK from the coding sequence ATGGCTAAGTTTTTGTACGGTGCCGCAGTGCAAGGCATCCAAGGCTTTATTTTTCAGACGAATAAGCTGCGGGATATTGTCGGTGCCAGTGAACTGGTGGAAAGAATTTGTACCACCGATTTTGACGAGTTTGCAGAATCAAATGGCGGAGCGAACGACCCCAAGTCTATACTGCGAGCAGCGGGTAATATCAAGTATTTGTTCGAAAGCGAAGATGCTTGTAAAAAGGCTGTGCTCAAGTTCCCCAAGAAGGTTGTAGAGAATGCCCCCGGTATAACGATTAGCCAGGCGGTTGTTCCTGTTGAAGATGATGCGGATATTGCAGCCGCTATCGATAAATTGGAAGCCTCGCTCAGAGTTCAGCGCAACAGGCAGATGCGTCCTATCAATTTGGGATTTACGGGCGTTCTCCGTTCACGTTCTACGGGTTTCCCGGCTGTTGAAGTTCGTAAGGACAAAAATGGGCAAGACGAGTTCCTTGACAAGGCGACTCAAAAAAAGCGTGATGCATCAGAGACGCAGGCTCTTTCTAAAAAAGCATTTGGTTTTGATGTTCTCACTAAGCAGGTTGCATTTGAAATAGACCAGATTACCGGCAAGAACGATTGGATTGCTGTAATTCATGCTGATGGAAATGGTCTCGGTCAGGTCGTGCAGAAAGTCGGCAAGAAAACGGACGAGTTCAAGGCGTTTTCCAAAGCGCTGGACGAAGCGACTGTCGGCGCTGCGGTCGATGCGTTCAATGCGCTTGTTGAACGTAAGTATTTCGATGTGAAGGACGAGTCAAAATTGATACCGATTCGCCCGGTGGTGCTCGGTGGCGACGACTTTACTGTGATTTGCCGTGCTGATTTTGCTGTTGAGTACGTACAAAAGTTTTTGGAATCTTTCGAGAAACGTACTGGCGAAGGCGTCATAGCAGAACTGCTCAAAAAGAATGCCGTATTCGAAAACGGAAACAAGCTAACGGCTTGCGCAGGCATTGCGTTTGTCAAGTCTTCTTACCCGTTCTACTATGCCTACGATCTTGCGGAATCTCTTTGTTCCATGGCGAAAAAAGATGCCAAGAAACCGGAAAACCCGCGCTATTTGGCTCCTTCTTGTTTGATGTTCCACAAGGTACAGAGTAGCTTTGTCGAAAGTTTTGACAAAATTGTTGATAAAGAGCTGACTGCGTCGGGTTGTTTGTATGTATTTGGCCCATATTATCTCGCTGAAACTCCGTATCGCTGGACTGTGGATAAGCTGATGGAAGTGTGCGACTTGCTGGATGGCGAAGATGGTAATGCGTTAAAATCAAATGTCCGTCAGTGGCTTACGCTACAATCTCAAGATGCTGGTATGGCAAAACAGAAGGCGGAGCGCATCGTGAGCATTTTGGAAAAGAGTGACTTGCGTTCTATTGCAGAAGAATTGGTGCAGAACGAAGTACTACGCAATGGCAAGAAGTATTCCCCTGCATACGATGTCTTGTCGTTACATTCGGTCCGCTTTCAGGAAACTAGATCCGCAAAATAA
- a CDS encoding RAMP superfamily CRISPR-associated protein yields the protein MNINYTIQFFSGWHCGSGLSAGADVDTLVVKDDDGLPFVPGKTIKGLLREAVEDYAALTQEVSAERIDAVFGSFDSKEKFSRGVAFFGNAALSDDEAKAIKSDKLQPFLYKRLSATAIGENGVAKDHSLRRIEVVVPCKLQGKILDIPEDFVEVLKKSMGLIKRLGSWRNRGLGRCTFKCEGC from the coding sequence GTGAATATCAATTATACGATACAGTTTTTTTCGGGCTGGCATTGTGGCTCCGGACTTTCGGCAGGTGCCGATGTGGATACTTTGGTTGTCAAGGATGACGATGGCTTGCCTTTTGTTCCTGGCAAGACTATTAAGGGCCTTTTGCGTGAGGCCGTTGAAGATTATGCCGCATTGACGCAAGAAGTTTCTGCTGAACGCATTGATGCGGTTTTCGGTTCGTTTGATTCAAAAGAAAAGTTTTCACGAGGGGTTGCCTTTTTTGGCAATGCCGCTTTAAGTGATGACGAGGCTAAAGCTATAAAGAGCGACAAATTGCAGCCGTTCCTGTACAAGAGACTTTCGGCTACGGCGATTGGCGAAAATGGTGTCGCAAAGGACCATAGCCTTCGTCGTATTGAAGTTGTTGTCCCATGCAAATTGCAGGGTAAAATTCTTGATATCCCCGAGGACTTTGTTGAAGTCTTGAAAAAGAGTATGGGGCTTATCAAACGATTGGGCTCCTGGAGAAATCGTGGCCTTGGTCGTTGCACTTTTAAATGCGAGGGTTGCTAA
- a CDS encoding RAMP superfamily CRISPR-associated protein, producing the protein MESFARSNNVRYLARVVLQAETPVVIGSGDKDSLTDSLVQKDVNGLPYIPASSVAGCLRHAFASKLDVKELERVFGYQKSDDGQGSRVVFTDGRLVGPSGVVDGIQNINFDTDAFFSRFAKLPIRDHVRISHHGAAEKTGKFDEEIVFKGSRFCFEIELVGESNDAQYFDSLLEQMMHSEFRIGAGSRSGFGKVKIVELKKAALDLTNGEDLEKYIGKSSDLSDPTDFWKDLPKERVQDLNTEGWTRYELELTPRDFFLFAAGSGDNDADICAVRASQIEWNDGKPVFTPNLLLIPGSSVKGAISHRVAYRYNKRVGVTLEKLKEAAEAANRDIADLIKENTGCKNKAVQTLFGSQDKDNSCRGRVLLSDVIQKKSSTKILNHVSVDRFTGGAVAGALFSEKVWSKEPSETYTLKFLLEPGEVDADVLGAFEDALKDIAKGMLPLGGGVNRGHGVFEGKVLKNGEVL; encoded by the coding sequence ATGGAAAGTTTTGCTAGAAGTAATAACGTCCGTTACTTGGCTCGTGTTGTTTTGCAGGCTGAAACTCCGGTGGTTATCGGGAGTGGAGATAAAGACTCCCTAACGGATTCCCTTGTACAAAAAGATGTAAATGGACTTCCGTATATTCCGGCGTCGTCTGTGGCGGGATGCCTTCGCCATGCGTTTGCATCGAAGTTGGATGTCAAAGAATTGGAACGAGTTTTCGGTTATCAAAAGTCTGACGATGGTCAGGGCTCTCGTGTTGTATTTACGGATGGTCGTTTGGTTGGCCCTAGTGGCGTTGTTGATGGCATTCAAAATATCAATTTCGATACGGATGCTTTCTTTAGCCGTTTTGCCAAGTTGCCCATTCGCGATCATGTCCGTATTTCGCACCATGGTGCTGCCGAAAAGACAGGAAAATTTGACGAAGAGATTGTGTTCAAGGGTTCTCGTTTTTGCTTTGAGATTGAGCTAGTGGGTGAGTCTAATGATGCACAGTATTTTGATTCACTGCTGGAACAGATGATGCATTCGGAATTCCGTATAGGAGCAGGTTCTCGTTCGGGCTTTGGCAAGGTTAAAATTGTTGAACTTAAAAAGGCGGCTCTGGATCTGACGAACGGTGAAGATTTGGAGAAATATATCGGCAAGTCATCTGACCTTTCTGATCCGACTGATTTCTGGAAAGATCTTCCGAAAGAACGCGTTCAGGATTTGAATACGGAGGGCTGGACTCGTTACGAGCTGGAACTTACTCCACGTGACTTTTTCTTGTTCGCAGCGGGTTCTGGCGATAACGATGCCGATATATGTGCCGTTCGTGCTTCTCAGATAGAGTGGAATGATGGTAAGCCCGTCTTTACGCCGAACTTGTTGCTGATTCCTGGAAGTTCTGTAAAAGGAGCCATTTCTCATCGTGTGGCTTACCGCTATAACAAGCGCGTGGGTGTGACACTTGAAAAACTGAAAGAAGCTGCTGAGGCTGCAAATAGGGATATCGCTGATTTGATCAAGGAAAACACCGGCTGCAAAAACAAGGCGGTGCAGACTTTGTTCGGTTCTCAGGACAAGGATAATTCTTGCCGCGGTCGAGTTCTTCTTTCGGATGTGATTCAGAAAAAGTCTAGTACCAAGATTCTGAACCATGTTTCTGTAGACCGCTTTACGGGCGGTGCCGTTGCAGGAGCGCTTTTCTCTGAAAAAGTCTGGTCGAAGGAACCTTCTGAAACGTATACATTGAAGTTCCTGCTGGAACCTGGAGAGGTTGATGCAGATGTACTCGGTGCTTTTGAAGATGCTCTCAAGGATATTGCCAAGGGTATGCTTCCTTTGGGTGGCGGCGTCAATCGCGGTCATGGTGTTTTTGAAGGCAAAGTTTTAAAAAATGGCGAGGTATTGTAA
- a CDS encoding TIGR04423 family type III CRISPR-associated protein, protein MNRTINIEQCQGYIWKSDADKPQVFNGCACNLVLDDSANPFVLEAMLYDAQTQDSYMIKYVDGRHLIQEYNLFNKFDDVTEISVLPNRMEGIPELKLKQFWKKTPDKLCNGFETLTPAEIVFAGFKKVGE, encoded by the coding sequence ATGAATAGGACGATAAATATTGAACAGTGCCAAGGCTATATCTGGAAAAGCGATGCGGACAAGCCGCAGGTCTTTAATGGTTGCGCTTGCAATCTCGTGCTAGATGATTCTGCGAATCCCTTTGTTCTGGAGGCGATGCTTTATGACGCTCAGACGCAGGACTCCTATATGATCAAGTATGTGGATGGCCGTCATCTTATTCAGGAGTATAATTTATTCAATAAGTTCGATGATGTTACTGAAATATCTGTTTTGCCGAACCGTATGGAGGGTATTCCTGAGCTTAAGCTGAAACAGTTTTGGAAAAAAACTCCTGATAAGTTGTGCAATGGTTTTGAAACATTAACTCCTGCTGAGATTGTTTTTGCAGGCTTTAAAAAGGTGGGCGAATAA
- a CDS encoding TIGR03986 family type III CRISPR-associated RAMP protein — translation MTVKAPFNFVPVSDKVYFPEWASYISHDIPFEDGVSGSIKVKITAKSPIFVRNGHTQGDADEISDAYKQFSNVDGKYYIPGTSIKGAVRSVLEIMSFGKMSTQETHKFAHREWDYKELYQIKGSLLKLRCGWLRRKSDGTYCVQSCGKPWRISFKDLDKYLGKNLFEQNFSNANKKSTDLNTAQKDAQKRGHFEEDPKSAMFKYRFFDDLKKTRDGIHFATIPPKEGKPDKRKVRIDENGEMVGSIVLTGQPDVSGFIDRKQGDGKFYEFVFQDKPEKNYPISEEMFKDLAYIYKDNPEWAYHAKNLETKGIPVFFREEGFGDRAKLVDCGLAYMYKQPFTKSPADWIPSAHNSNNHDLAESIFGYIAKEKDKPSLKGRVQFGHAFSKVTTGCKKDTEFVLANPRASYYPLYASDGSWDDANSIAGRKRYVVRTGEYGVADSVGTDNMKSMANVLNAGAIFEETITFHNLKHIELGALLSALTFHNNATCLHSIGQGKPFGWGATSFEIEELVVEGDREKDCLKYMGEFENAMDDFLGSAWVDDADIKELCAMATPIPTEANSTFEYMKLDNGGVNEFNKQPARCENLDRFTKIASLKKWNNWQMAKPNSIVNMPSDEKEKILADMEMRIQESLAKEAEYAAERAAVEQERREEEQKKAAKKANMDLSFLNTLTTFKDGKNRLEASFKKLDLLPITPDVLDHLSDEARQCIENFVARMFARPEKKWGSKNKDVAKDAAIAEVKKWFGSDYKCQGL, via the coding sequence ATGACGGTGAAAGCTCCTTTTAATTTTGTTCCTGTCTCTGACAAGGTTTATTTCCCGGAATGGGCTAGTTATATATCGCACGATATTCCTTTTGAAGACGGTGTAAGCGGCAGCATTAAGGTGAAAATTACGGCAAAGTCGCCCATCTTTGTTCGCAATGGCCATACTCAAGGCGATGCCGACGAAATATCAGATGCTTATAAGCAGTTCTCCAATGTCGATGGCAAGTACTACATTCCGGGAACCTCCATTAAGGGGGCTGTACGCAGCGTGCTTGAAATTATGAGCTTCGGCAAGATGAGTACGCAGGAGACGCACAAGTTTGCACATCGCGAATGGGATTACAAAGAACTGTACCAGATAAAGGGCTCACTTTTGAAATTAAGGTGCGGCTGGCTCAGAAGAAAATCCGATGGAACATACTGTGTTCAAAGCTGTGGCAAACCATGGCGTATCAGTTTCAAGGATTTGGACAAGTATCTTGGAAAAAACCTGTTTGAACAAAACTTCTCGAATGCGAATAAGAAATCAACTGATTTGAATACTGCGCAAAAGGATGCTCAGAAACGGGGACATTTTGAAGAAGACCCAAAATCGGCAATGTTTAAATACCGTTTTTTTGATGACTTGAAAAAGACTCGAGATGGTATACATTTTGCAACGATTCCGCCTAAAGAAGGTAAGCCTGATAAGCGGAAAGTTCGCATAGATGAGAATGGCGAAATGGTGGGGAGTATAGTCTTGACAGGACAACCGGATGTTTCTGGTTTTATCGATCGCAAACAGGGTGACGGTAAATTTTATGAGTTCGTTTTTCAGGACAAGCCCGAAAAGAACTACCCAATTTCTGAAGAGATGTTCAAGGATCTCGCTTACATTTACAAGGATAATCCTGAATGGGCTTACCATGCAAAGAATTTAGAGACCAAGGGCATTCCCGTCTTCTTTAGAGAAGAAGGTTTTGGTGATAGAGCGAAACTTGTGGATTGTGGTCTCGCCTATATGTATAAGCAACCATTTACAAAATCCCCTGCAGATTGGATTCCTTCTGCCCATAATTCTAATAATCACGATTTAGCCGAGAGTATTTTTGGCTATATCGCAAAAGAAAAGGATAAGCCCTCGTTAAAAGGTCGTGTTCAGTTCGGCCATGCCTTTAGCAAGGTTACAACGGGTTGTAAAAAGGATACTGAGTTTGTGCTTGCTAATCCGAGGGCGTCGTATTATCCGCTTTATGCGAGTGACGGAAGCTGGGATGATGCAAATTCAATTGCAGGTCGTAAACGCTATGTTGTAAGAACCGGTGAATACGGTGTTGCGGATTCTGTCGGAACTGACAACATGAAGTCTATGGCGAATGTACTAAATGCCGGTGCCATATTCGAAGAAACCATTACATTCCATAATCTTAAACATATTGAATTGGGAGCTTTGCTTTCTGCTTTGACATTCCATAACAATGCGACGTGCCTACATTCCATTGGTCAAGGAAAACCTTTTGGCTGGGGTGCAACGTCGTTTGAAATTGAGGAGTTGGTTGTCGAAGGTGATCGCGAAAAAGATTGTCTCAAGTATATGGGCGAATTTGAAAACGCCATGGATGATTTTCTGGGATCCGCTTGGGTTGATGATGCTGATATTAAGGAACTCTGTGCTATGGCGACGCCGATACCGACAGAGGCGAATAGTACTTTTGAGTATATGAAACTCGATAATGGTGGAGTAAATGAGTTTAACAAACAACCTGCTCGTTGCGAAAATCTAGATCGCTTCACGAAAATTGCTTCACTGAAAAAGTGGAACAATTGGCAGATGGCCAAACCGAATTCCATCGTGAATATGCCTAGCGATGAAAAAGAAAAAATTCTTGCGGATATGGAAATGCGTATTCAGGAAAGCCTTGCCAAGGAGGCTGAATATGCTGCGGAGCGTGCCGCTGTTGAACAGGAACGTCGCGAAGAAGAGCAGAAGAAGGCTGCGAAAAAGGCTAATATGGATCTTTCGTTCTTGAACACGCTAACGACTTTCAAGGATGGGAAAAATAGGCTCGAGGCTAGCTTCAAGAAGCTTGACCTGTTGCCGATTACGCCTGATGTCCTTGACCATCTTTCCGATGAAGCAAGACAATGCATTGAAAATTTTGTCGCACGTATGTTTGCTCGCCCAGAAAAGAAGTGGGGGAGTAAAAACAAGGATGTTGCAAAGGATGCAGCTATAGCTGAAGTCAAAAAATGGTTTGGTTCTGATTATAAGTGTCAGGGGCTTTAA
- the csx20 gene encoding CRISPR-associated protein Csx20, which yields MPRLFNVTNHSVTDDQRADAIASLGVGDVVDMPPDIARCWGTVPPELDSVCGYVQPVIDWLSSQATKGDVVWVQGEWGAVITVVAWCEARDLRAVYATTKREATEIHGENGVQMTHVFRHVRFRDFPKLGAR from the coding sequence ATGCCCCGTCTTTTCAACGTAACAAACCATTCCGTTACCGATGACCAACGAGCAGATGCGATTGCATCGCTCGGCGTTGGTGATGTTGTCGATATGCCTCCCGATATTGCTCGTTGCTGGGGGACCGTGCCGCCGGAGCTTGACTCCGTTTGCGGCTATGTTCAGCCTGTAATTGACTGGCTTTCTTCTCAGGCAACAAAAGGCGATGTCGTGTGGGTGCAGGGCGAATGGGGCGCTGTGATAACGGTTGTGGCGTGGTGCGAGGCGCGTGATTTGCGTGCAGTGTATGCAACGACAAAGCGCGAGGCTACTGAAATTCATGGCGAAAATGGCGTGCAGATGACACATGTATTTAGGCATGTGCGCTTCCGCGATTTCCCGAAACTTGGAGCCCGTTGA
- a CDS encoding bile acid:sodium symporter — translation MGNLRAILMPVAILAGILIPQAHFLSPLLPFTIGIMMFLTFVTKIPPQTHGYTFKIEARAFIASLVIIAALWGVVELFHLPREVLLGGAIIALCPPANAAPAMAKMLGGSASLALKIFLSGNLIACFSIPIIFGYLTGAEADLSEIAMKIFNTIQPIISIPLAFAFGLRNFYPELADRAAKYQKYTMFVWTFSVFIILSKASFDIREMGFADLWNSGKLPLMAAVSLVLCLLQFWLGWVCERGRRPIEGSQSMGQKNTTLVIWVSSLYAGPVVALAPTCYVVWQNLVLSYMTAKIKPKKDN, via the coding sequence ATGGGTAACTTACGCGCTATTCTCATGCCGGTCGCTATTCTCGCCGGCATCCTCATTCCTCAGGCGCACTTTCTGTCGCCGCTCTTGCCGTTCACTATCGGCATCATGATGTTCCTTACGTTCGTGACGAAAATTCCGCCGCAGACGCATGGTTACACGTTCAAGATAGAAGCTCGCGCGTTTATCGCAAGTCTCGTGATTATCGCCGCCCTCTGGGGCGTTGTGGAGCTTTTCCACTTGCCGCGTGAAGTGCTTTTGGGCGGTGCCATCATTGCTCTTTGCCCGCCCGCGAATGCGGCGCCTGCGATGGCAAAAATGCTTGGTGGCAGCGCGTCCCTTGCACTCAAGATTTTCCTTAGCGGTAACCTGATTGCGTGCTTTAGCATCCCGATTATCTTTGGCTATTTGACCGGTGCCGAGGCGGACCTTTCTGAAATCGCGATGAAGATTTTCAATACGATCCAGCCGATTATCAGCATCCCGCTTGCGTTTGCGTTTGGGCTCCGTAACTTTTACCCGGAGCTTGCCGACCGTGCCGCGAAATACCAGAAGTACACGATGTTCGTGTGGACGTTCTCGGTGTTCATTATTTTGTCCAAGGCGAGCTTCGACATTCGCGAGATGGGCTTTGCCGACTTGTGGAATAGCGGTAAGCTCCCGCTGATGGCTGCGGTTTCGCTTGTGCTTTGTCTTTTGCAGTTTTGGCTTGGCTGGGTTTGCGAACGCGGTCGCCGTCCGATTGAAGGCTCGCAGAGCATGGGGCAAAAGAACACGACGCTTGTCATCTGGGTCTCTAGCCTTTACGCGGGCCCGGTGGTGGCTCTTGCCCCGACTTGCTACGTTGTATGGCAGAACCTCGTGCTCAGCTACATGACCGCGAAAATCAAGCCGAAGAAAGATAATTAG